The Caulifigura coniformis genome includes a region encoding these proteins:
- a CDS encoding isochorismatase family cysteine hydrolase, with protein sequence MTSEPTAILDPDDVRCPVALLLIDVINSLDFPNAEALLKHAMPMAERIQALKAQAKRHGVPVIYVNDNFGRWRSDFRSLIDDCLRPETLGRPIAERLRPDEDDYFVLKPMHSGFYLTPLEILLARLEAKTLILTGMATNICVFFTANDAHMRGYQIVAPSDCSAAESADDHQHTLAQLHKVMQADISPSTGIDFPRLLAGGKS encoded by the coding sequence ATGACCAGCGAGCCCACTGCCATCCTGGATCCGGATGACGTCAGGTGTCCCGTCGCACTGCTGCTGATCGACGTCATCAACTCGCTCGATTTTCCGAATGCCGAGGCGCTCCTCAAGCATGCAATGCCGATGGCCGAACGCATCCAGGCGCTAAAAGCCCAGGCGAAGCGTCACGGCGTTCCCGTCATCTACGTGAACGACAACTTCGGCCGCTGGCGCTCCGACTTCCGGTCCCTGATTGACGACTGTCTCCGGCCTGAGACGCTTGGCCGACCGATCGCCGAACGTCTCCGGCCGGATGAGGACGACTATTTTGTCCTCAAGCCCATGCACTCGGGCTTCTACCTGACTCCGCTGGAGATCCTGCTGGCGCGACTCGAGGCGAAAACGCTGATCCTGACCGGGATGGCGACGAATATCTGCGTGTTCTTCACGGCCAACGACGCCCACATGCGCGGCTACCAGATCGTGGCTCCCAGCGACTGCAGCGCGGCTGAATCGGCCGACGACCACCAGCACACGCTCGCGCAACTGCACAAAGTCATGCAGGCCGACATCTCCCCCTCCACCGGGATCGACTTTCCCAGACTGCTTGCGGGCGGCAAGAGTTAG
- a CDS encoding DUF1697 domain-containing protein → MPGQKPELAIALLRGINVGGRSIVPMRELVAALESLGCERVRTYIQSGNAVFQFPGSLTSRSVAAIAKAISRTCGVEPGVQLFKRSEFRSIVEANPFPEAEDDPSRLHVFFLAAKPTAPKLDALEKLKASSERFQLTSRAFYLHAPDGIGRSKLAAAVERLLGVAVTARNWRTVQQLCRMADESP, encoded by the coding sequence GTGCCAGGACAGAAACCGGAACTCGCGATCGCTCTGCTCCGAGGCATCAACGTCGGGGGCAGATCGATCGTTCCGATGCGCGAACTCGTCGCGGCCCTGGAATCGCTCGGCTGTGAAAGAGTCCGCACGTACATCCAGAGTGGCAATGCGGTCTTCCAGTTCCCCGGATCGCTGACGTCCAGGTCCGTCGCAGCGATCGCAAAGGCCATTTCCAGAACCTGTGGCGTTGAGCCTGGCGTCCAGCTGTTCAAGCGCAGCGAGTTCCGTTCGATCGTCGAGGCCAACCCCTTTCCGGAGGCCGAGGACGATCCCTCGCGCCTGCACGTGTTCTTCCTCGCCGCGAAGCCCACGGCCCCCAAGCTCGATGCCCTCGAAAAGCTGAAGGCCTCTTCCGAGCGCTTCCAGCTGACTTCGCGGGCCTTCTACCTGCACGCGCCCGACGGCATTGGCCGCTCGAAGCTCGCCGCCGCCGTTGAGCGACTTCTCGGCGTCGCTGTCACCGCCCGCAACTGGCGCACGGTCCAGCAGCTCTGTCGCATGGCTGATGAATCGCCCTGA
- a CDS encoding beta-galactosidase, with protein sequence MAGRCFPWICFLMTGAVFSAVARGEVPLRPVRLKSAVTTVQPMTGIVLWATNAATATAPIQLEYSYMTYADVAPASGRYDWSKLDRLLEEVSGRGHQLVLRWHDTYVGQKTGVPAFLVKSPSYTLTRANSEGQPTEFPDWSSPDLRQFALEFFTEFARRYDRDPRLAFVQVGFGLWAEYHIYDGPMKLGLTFPSKEFQEEFLKHVSTALRETPWMISVDASDDYSPIAGSPELLELSFGLFDDSFNHKRHSEVNELDWNALDRTRWKRAPAGGEFSFYEKRDQKEALSATGPHGIPFEDQARRFHLSFIIGDAQPRHQKPERIRDAGLAMGYRFRVTEFTSAPGRSLIRMENSGIAPLYHHAWPAVNGVRAAHSLKGLLPGESRRFEISAGGASPKFTIDCDRLSQGQSIGFDADLP encoded by the coding sequence ATGGCTGGACGATGCTTTCCCTGGATCTGCTTCCTGATGACCGGGGCCGTATTCAGCGCCGTTGCCCGCGGGGAAGTGCCGTTGCGTCCAGTGAGGCTCAAGTCGGCCGTCACGACCGTCCAGCCCATGACCGGCATCGTCCTCTGGGCCACGAACGCTGCGACAGCGACGGCCCCGATTCAGCTTGAATACTCGTACATGACTTATGCTGACGTGGCCCCCGCGAGCGGCCGGTACGACTGGTCGAAGTTGGATCGCCTGCTGGAAGAAGTCTCGGGACGCGGGCATCAACTTGTCCTGCGCTGGCACGACACCTATGTCGGGCAGAAGACCGGCGTACCGGCGTTTCTCGTCAAGTCCCCCTCGTACACCCTCACCCGCGCCAACAGCGAAGGTCAGCCAACCGAGTTTCCCGATTGGTCCAGCCCGGACCTCAGGCAGTTTGCCCTCGAGTTCTTCACCGAGTTCGCAAGGCGCTATGATCGCGATCCACGGCTCGCGTTTGTGCAGGTCGGGTTCGGGCTGTGGGCGGAGTACCACATCTACGATGGCCCGATGAAGCTCGGCCTCACGTTCCCTTCCAAGGAGTTTCAGGAGGAGTTTCTGAAGCACGTCTCGACCGCGCTCCGCGAGACCCCCTGGATGATCTCCGTCGACGCGTCCGACGACTATTCCCCGATTGCGGGCTCGCCGGAATTGCTCGAGCTCTCTTTTGGACTCTTTGATGACTCGTTCAATCACAAACGTCACAGTGAAGTGAATGAGCTCGACTGGAACGCGCTCGACCGCACCCGCTGGAAACGGGCCCCGGCCGGAGGGGAGTTCAGCTTCTACGAGAAGCGCGACCAGAAAGAGGCGCTCTCCGCAACTGGGCCACATGGCATCCCCTTCGAGGATCAGGCCCGCCGGTTTCACCTGTCGTTCATTATCGGCGACGCCCAGCCCCGGCATCAGAAGCCGGAACGCATTCGCGACGCCGGCCTCGCGATGGGCTATCGATTTCGCGTCACGGAATTCACCTCAGCCCCTGGGCGATCGCTGATCCGGATGGAGAACTCGGGGATCGCGCCGCTCTACCACCACGCCTGGCCGGCGGTCAATGGCGTCCGGGCAGCTCATTCACTGAAAGGCCTTCTGCCCGGTGAGTCGCGGCGATTCGAAATCTCCGCCGGCGGGGCATCACCGAAGTTCACGATCGACTGCGATCGCCTCTCGCAGGGCCAATCCATCGGGTTTGACGCCGATCTCCCCTGA
- a CDS encoding reverse transcriptase family protein, whose amino-acid sequence MNGEILRAARIAEALLAGPWDLKSLTGRLKTTFHAVARSRWPRQTAVELVAEFPAPPRAIRLAFWITRNRHLAPRQKDVPLADLPRPRMRPHPAAASLLVPALCTPGDIAAWLRLDPGQVDGLAGAGVPERRRHARARNYAYRWLKKSDGRVRLIESPKWRLMAVQRQILSDLLDHVPPHPAAHAFVRGRSLQTFLSPHVRRNWVLRLDLADFFATIAANRVVEVFRFLGYPEASAQWLTRLCVNAAPSDVLCDGIGHAADAHVQRLRSRLSGLHLPQGAPTSPALANLCLFRFDQRLARLAESRGLQYTRYCDDLVFSGDRETRSDVVDLRRTLFMILADERLSVRHAKTRIMPAGRRQNVCGLNLNHGLNTPRAAFDQLRAILHRCGTKGLTAEEQQDSSRFRQHLQGRIAWVSSINPHRQAKLVKLFEAIAW is encoded by the coding sequence GTGAACGGCGAGATCCTGCGTGCTGCCCGAATCGCCGAGGCACTTCTCGCGGGGCCCTGGGATCTAAAGTCGCTGACCGGTCGCCTGAAGACGACCTTCCACGCCGTCGCACGGAGTCGCTGGCCGAGGCAGACGGCCGTGGAACTCGTGGCCGAGTTTCCCGCGCCGCCGCGCGCCATCCGACTCGCGTTCTGGATCACCAGAAACCGCCACCTGGCCCCGAGGCAGAAGGACGTTCCACTCGCGGACCTTCCTCGCCCACGAATGCGGCCGCATCCCGCGGCCGCCAGTCTTCTCGTTCCCGCACTCTGCACACCCGGAGACATCGCGGCCTGGCTGCGCCTCGATCCCGGGCAGGTCGACGGCCTCGCCGGTGCTGGAGTTCCAGAACGGCGCCGCCACGCCCGCGCCCGTAACTATGCCTACCGATGGTTGAAGAAGTCGGATGGCCGCGTCCGGTTGATTGAAAGCCCCAAGTGGAGGCTCATGGCCGTTCAGCGGCAGATACTTTCCGACCTCCTGGACCACGTCCCGCCGCACCCGGCCGCCCACGCATTCGTTCGTGGGCGTTCACTCCAGACGTTTCTCTCACCGCATGTCCGACGCAACTGGGTCCTGCGTCTCGATCTCGCGGACTTCTTCGCCACCATCGCGGCGAACCGGGTCGTCGAGGTGTTCCGGTTCCTCGGCTATCCCGAGGCCTCCGCCCAGTGGCTGACCCGACTGTGCGTGAACGCTGCGCCGTCCGACGTTCTGTGCGACGGCATCGGGCACGCTGCCGATGCTCATGTGCAGCGGTTGCGCTCGCGATTGAGTGGACTTCATCTACCGCAGGGAGCGCCGACGTCGCCTGCGCTCGCCAATCTCTGCCTGTTTCGCTTCGACCAGAGGCTGGCGCGTCTCGCGGAGTCGCGCGGCCTGCAGTACACACGCTACTGTGACGACCTCGTCTTCTCCGGGGACCGGGAGACGCGCAGCGATGTCGTCGACCTGCGTCGAACGCTGTTCATGATTCTCGCCGACGAACGGCTCTCGGTCCGGCACGCGAAGACGCGAATTATGCCAGCCGGCCGGCGACAGAATGTCTGCGGCCTGAACCTGAATCACGGCCTGAATACACCAAGGGCCGCATTTGACCAGCTGCGGGCGATCCTGCACCGCTGTGGAACCAAAGGACTCACGGCCGAGGAACAACAGGACTCGTCCCGCTTCCGGCAACACCTTCAAGGTCGGATTGCCTGGGTCTCTTCCATCAACCCTCACCGGCAGGCGAAGTTGGTGAAGCTGTTCGAGGCGATCGCCTGGTGA
- a CDS encoding DUF4440 domain-containing protein has protein sequence MTSDEQAVLDVSAKLLKTIDAGDWKAYAALCDESLTCFEPEARGNLVAGMPFHKFYFDLPSSGTPRQSSISSPHVRVMGETAIVCYIRLVQKLDANKDPITVAVEETRVWQKQGKDWKHVHFHRNPC, from the coding sequence ATGACCTCCGACGAACAAGCCGTCCTCGACGTTTCCGCCAAACTCCTCAAGACGATCGACGCCGGCGACTGGAAGGCTTACGCCGCACTGTGCGACGAATCGCTAACCTGTTTCGAGCCGGAAGCGCGGGGCAATCTCGTGGCGGGCATGCCGTTCCACAAGTTCTATTTCGATCTTCCCTCCAGCGGCACGCCCCGGCAGTCGTCCATTTCCTCGCCACACGTGCGGGTGATGGGCGAGACGGCCATCGTGTGCTACATCCGGCTGGTCCAGAAACTTGATGCCAACAAGGACCCGATCACCGTTGCCGTCGAAGAGACTCGCGTCTGGCAGAAGCAGGGCAAGGACTGGAAGCATGTGCACTTCCACCGCAACCCCTGCTGA
- a CDS encoding diacylglycerol kinase → MSTINLSRRPAWRERLVMLERGVMLSFRGSSIVAIHFFCALIGSTAGLVLGLGALQWSILVLCFSTTLAAELSHQAVKKLCRSSSLGRADARCAEQLSAAAATLALCGAILVALIVLLSRVAEFW, encoded by the coding sequence ATGTCGACCATCAATCTCTCGCGCCGGCCCGCGTGGAGAGAACGGCTGGTCATGCTCGAACGCGGTGTGATGCTCAGCTTCCGCGGAAGCAGCATCGTCGCCATCCATTTCTTCTGCGCGCTGATCGGATCGACGGCCGGCCTGGTGCTGGGACTCGGCGCCCTCCAGTGGTCCATCCTGGTGCTCTGTTTCTCGACGACATTGGCGGCGGAACTCTCGCACCAGGCCGTGAAGAAGCTCTGCCGCTCGTCGTCTCTCGGGCGGGCCGATGCGCGGTGCGCCGAACAGTTGTCCGCTGCAGCCGCCACGCTCGCGCTCTGCGGAGCGATCCTCGTGGCGTTGATCGTGCTGCTCTCGCGGGTGGCCGAGTTCTGGTGA